The window TATATTTTCCGGCAATATGATTTTGCTGTTTTGTTTAAAATCGATAGTTGCAATTTTCTTGCTCTCATATCCAACACTACTAAAGACTAGAGTATCGCTTAAGCCTCCTGATGATGTGATATTAAATTGACCTTTTTGATTGCTCGCAGTTTCTATATTTTCTATAATTAGTTTAACCGTAACCAGGGGTAAAATTCGTTTTTTGTCGTCGGTTATGGTACCTCTATAAATAACTTGCGCGAACAGGCTCTGAGTGGTTAGCGTAATAATAAATAGTAGTGAGAGGCGAAGTAATTTCATAGATTTAACACTAAAGTAATGGTTTTATGATAAAAGATATTATAGTTTATAAGCTTTGGTTGGAATAAATAAAAATAAACATCTTTTTTGCTTTGCCCATTACTGAGAATATGTCAATATAGTACAATTAACGCGACCTTTATTTGTAAGATATAGCAGTCTTTTTATTTCGGCTTTTAGGTTTAACTTTGAAAGCTATTGCTGGAGATTTCATACTTTATTGCTGTTATGTCTTGTGAATTAAGGGCACAATTAAGTTTACATAATGAAAAAAATAGGGTTAATTTCAGATACTCATGGTTTTTTAGATGATGCGGTTTTTAGGCACTTTGAAAGTGTAGATGAGATTTGGCATGCCGGCGATTTTGGTCCGGATGTAGCTGCGCCTTTGGCCGCTTTTAAACCTTTACGCGGTGTATTCGGAAATATAGATGATGCGACGATTAGAAATGAATTCCCTGAGAAAAATCGATTTAGCTGCGAAAGGGTAGATGTATGGATGACACATATCGGCGGATATCCGGGAAGATACTCGTCTTTGGTAAAGACTGAAATATACACTAACCCTCCAAAATTATTTATCACAGGACACTCGCATATTTTGAAAGTGATGTTCGATGAAAAGCTAAAATGTTTGCATATAAACCCCGGAGCAGCGGGAAAACACGGTTGGCACAAAGTGAGAACCCTGATCCGTTTTTGCATTACTGACGAAAATATTCATACCTTAGAGGTTATAGAATTATCGGGTAGGTAATGTAAAATATACACTAAGTATGGTTTGTGGCGTTAAAACACTAGGACAATTTATTATAGAGAAACAGGCAGATTTTCCCTATGCCAAAGGTGAACTTTCGAGGCTGCTGCGGGATATTGGTATTGCTGCAAAAATCGTTAACCGCGAAATTAACAAGGCGGGTTTGGTTGATATCCTGGGGGATATGGGCACAACCAATATTCAGGGTGAAGAGCAAAAGAAACTGGATGTTTATGCTGATGAACAGTTTATTGCTGCTTTAACGAGCGGGGGTGAATGTTGTATTGTAGCTACTGAGGAGGAGGATGAAATTATCCATATTGACTCTCCGGTTTCGCAAAATGCAAAATACATCGTGTGCATCGATCCGTTAGATGGTTCATCTAATACTGATGTGAATGTTGCTGTGGGTACTATTTTTTCGATTTACAGGAGAAAATCGGTAGAAGGCAGGGCCAGCTTAGCAGATGTGCTTCAAAAAGGTACTGAGCAGGTTGCTGCGGGTTATGTTATCTATGGTTCATCGACCATGCTCGTGTACACTACGGGTAAGGGAGTTAATGGTTTTACGCTCGATCCATCAATCGGTGAGTTCTGTCTTTCGCATCCTCAAATGAAAATACCCGAAACGGGTTATATGTATTCGGTAAACGAAGGTAACTATGTGCATTTTCCGGATGGGGTTAAAAAATACATCAAATATTGCCAGGTAGAAGATGAGGCTACCAAACGCCCTTACACCTCGCGTTATATTGGCTCAATGGTGGGCGATATTCACCGCAATTTAATCAAGGGCGGTATTTATATCTATCCTACCACTGCGCGCTCACCTAAAGGAAAACTGCGTTTATTATACGAGTGTAACCCTATGGCATTTATTATTGAACAGGCAGGAGGGAAGGCCAGCACAGGTTTCGACCGGATATTGGACATTCAGCCAACTGAATTGCACCAACGGGTACCTGTATTTATCGGGTCGAAAAATATGGTTGATAAAGCGGAAGAAATGATGTTTTTATATACTGCCAAATCAATTTCGCTTGAAACAAAGGTAGAAAATACCCTACAGGATCTGGGAGTGGTAGGTGGAATTGATTAGCTACCCTTAGCTCTTTCTACTTCAAATACGGTGTCGATAGCAAGATTTTGCTTGTCTTGTGAAGCAAAAACCGCTAAACGGTCGCAACGCTCATTCTCTGGGTGGTCGTTGTGACCTTTAATCCACACGAATTTCACTTTATGAAGTTTATAAAGTTCGAGAAAGCGAATCCAGAGGTCTTTGTTTTTCTTGTCTTTGAAATTTTTGGTTACCCAGCCAAATACCCATTTTTTTTCTACCGCATCTACCACATATTTAGAATCGGAGAAAACCGTAATCTGCTGGTTTAAGCTTTTAAGCGCTTCCAGACCCTTGATTACGGCAAGGAGTTCCATTCGGTTATTGGTGGTCATCCTGAAACCGCCGCTTAACTCTTTATAATGTTGCCCAGCCCTTAAAATAGTACCCCAGCCACCGGGTCCGGGGTTTCCGCTTGCTGCTCCGTCTGTGTAAATTTCGATCATAAACGCTGTAAAGTTATGTTTTTAGCATCAAAATAGCTTGTCTTATCTGTTGCTGAAATTTTTTTTTAAATTCAAATAATTGAATGTTAAGGAATTAAAAATTTGTTGTGAAAACTTTAGAAAAAATATTTGCAGGGAATGTTAAAAGTCGTACTTTTGTGACATCAAAAAACGGTGGCTGTAGCTCAGTTGGTTAGAGTATTGGTTTGTGGTGCCGAGGGTCGTGGGTTCGAGCCCCATCAGCCACCCCGATTTTTAAAAGCAGTTCTGAAAAGAGCTGCTTTTTTTGTTTAAAATGGTTTTCAATCTTTCAGGCAATTAATGGATCAAGCGGAAAAGTTGGGGGGATATCTTTTAGGCATATATTTTCGATAATCTGAATAAGAAGAATTTAACATCCCTTACACCTCTCGATGTTGCTCTAAAGGCTTTGACCTTGGCATTGAAAGATTCTGCAGCAGCATTCGTAGCCCTGTTAATAAAGAAATTAAGGATATGTAGGTAATGCGATTGAATTGATCTGGGATCAAGCGGTTTTAGGTAAATTATATTTCGGGCTTCCATTTTAACATTCTTCATATATAAATACATCAACTTAAGTGTTACGAAGTACATATAGTTGTTTTTTGTGCACTACAATCCCACTTTAAATAAATATAGAAAACCAGAGATCCTTTAAAGTTAAATACATGTTAAGATGACGTTTTATCTTGATGTAATGATAATTTAATATTAAATTTATCATATCTTAACTTTGCGCCATGAAATTCCCGCTATACCTTTATTACGAGTTAATCGTGCGGTTATCAGAGTACAGGCCAGATATCGGCGAATATCATTCCATATTTGCTGCAGAATCGACTGTTCTGCTTAAAACAGACCAAGGCACGCTGGAGGTCCCATGCGAGTTATTGTTCAGGCAATTCAATGATCCTGATAAGATATCAAAAGAAGAGATCCGTCAGCTGGCAAAACAATTTCAGATAGAAAATAAAATAAGAAATCTTGCCGGATAAGGCTTAAAATAATTACAAAGATCCGGAAACCACCCCGGATCTTTGCCACTAAACTAAGCTGTAACCAAATATATGATGTGCTAAAGTTAGTAAGGGCATGTTATGGTATTGTTATTTCGAGGTGATTTCTTTTATGCAACCGGTTTATGGCTATTAGAGTCTAAAGTCAGGTACAACCAGCAAATTACCTTGTTAAGCTTAGCGGAACTTTAGTTTCGCCAATAAGCCATTGACCTAAACGAAAATAGTCCTGTTGCATAAGGGCAACAAGACTATAATTTTCTAAAACAGCTTTTAGCTATTTTGTTTTTTTTAAGCTATTTTTTGCTCTGGTATCTGTGAAAACTGCAGCCTTGTTTTTCAATTTCTTTACTAATTTAAAACTGTCGAAAACTTCACCTGATGCTTTGTAAGCCGTATAATTCAGTTCATCACCATTTACAGAGATAATCTGGAATAGTTGAGTATCTTCTGCAAATACGTCCATCCATTTTGGTTCCACATCTATTTTATACATTTTTGGCCCAGCTACCGATACTACATACATTGGGCCACCTACCTTCCCGGATGTACCTGTTGGTAGATTTTGACCGCGACTGTAAGTGTGGTCGTGTCCCTGCATCAGTAAATCAACGTGGTATTTGTCAAAAAGTGGTTTAAATGCTGCTCTGAATTCCTTATTGTCGCGACCTTTTGCGGTAGAGTAAATAGGGTGGTGGTAGGTAATCATTGTCCATTTTTTCGGGTTGTTTTTAAGCACATCTTCTAGCCATTTCGCCTGAATTTTAAGGGAATTTGAGTCTAAGACAATCATTTGAGAGTTTAGTGAAATGATTCTTACGTTAGCATAATCTACATAATAAACGGATTCCTTTAATCCATCCGGGCCATTTTCAGGTAAAGTATACTGTGCGCGCCAGTGAGGATCGAGGGTTAATGTTTTCTCCTCATCCCGAAAATATTCGTGGTTACCTGAAGATGGAATACTTGGAATCATGCCATTGATAAAACCGCCACCAAAATGCCATTCTCCCCATTCGTTGTCGTTATTAGAACGATTAATCAGATCCCCGGCGTGCACAATAAAGCTGGCATCACCATGCGTAGCAAAGGCTCTTCTGATTACCCTCGACCATTTCGATCTGATGTCATTTTGCGCATCACCCAGGTAAATGAAAGAAAAAGGTTTATCCTGAGCAGGAGCAGTTTTGAATTGAAACCATTCGCTCCAGTTTTTGCCATCGCCAACCCGGTAAGTGTAAACTTTATCGGGCTGCAGGCCTGTAAATGTTATGCTGTGGTAGTGGGCAGATGCATATTCTTTGCCCTTTAATACCGAGGTCGTTGCTGTAAACTCGCTCGATTCTGGTTTTTCCAGTTTCGGTGAGCTACTTTCTACCAGAACTTGTCCATAAGCCTGGTTTACTGTAGAGTCTGTTCTCCAGGTAACCGATTGTGTAGTGGCTGGATCTGCTGACCAGGTTAAAATAATCCGATCGGGGATTGAAGTAGGCTGGAATGGTTGTGCAGAGCTGCTTTTATAGCCAATACAAAACAGCGCTACAAGACTTATCTTCAAGATAATTTTATTCATGATAATTTTAGTGAAAAGGGGTGTATTTGAAACCTAGATTAGCCCATGATGAGTAATATTTATGGTCATTTGGCCTTCCGTCGCCATAATCTAAAATAATTTGAGCATTGTTGATGTTACTGATCCCCATGAAAATAGAGAAACTTTTGCTGATTTTTTGCGAGGCAGAAAAATCCAGCTGAATACGGCCTTTTTCCATTAAATCATTAGCTTCTACATCTGCAAGTTCAGAAATGAAAGTGTCGTAAAAATTTAAGGAAATACGACCAGAGAATCCGTATTTTTCGTAGGAAAGTGAAGCATTACCGACTTTTGGACGCATAGAAGGCAATCTTACTGTACGTTCGCTAACTAAGCCCGGAACTCTAAATTTAGATTGGATTTGGGTGAAATTACCATAAATACCGAATCCGTTTAAGAAACCCGGTAAAAAGGTAAGCTGCTGTTGCCAGGCAATTTCGTAGCCGTAAACATGTGCATTTGCACCATTTACGGTTTGTGTAACCTGGTAGCCATTAAAATCGCCGCCAACTTGAGTGTAAATACTTTCGTAAATATAATTTTCGATGTTTTTGTAGAATACGCCACCAGAAATTAATCCTAAAGATTTTAAATAATGCTCAAATAACAAATCAACATTTGTGGACGTAGCCTGATCTAAATATGGATTTCCGATTTTCATGCGCTTACGTCTTGGCTCAACTTCCTGCCAGGGCACTAAACCGTAATAACCCGGACGAGAGAGTGATCTGGTAACTGCAGCCCTGAAATTGGTGCGCGTATTTAAGGCATATTTTAGGTTTAAACTGGGGAAGAAACCTTCAAATGCAGATTTTGTATTTACCTTATTGGTGCTTACGTAATTACCTGTATTATCAAAGTTTACAATATTTCCATCATAGCTAAAACCAGTACGCTCGTACCTTAAACCGGTAATAATATCCAGTTTGTTTAAAGTAAGCTTACCCATTCCATAAGCGGTCGTTAATGATTCGTTTCCACTGTAAGAATCCGGATCGGTATTCTGGCGGATGTAAGTCGTGTTATCAACAAAAAGAGATTTGTTATTTTGGTAATAAGCTTCCATTAAATATCCATCAGAAATAGCGCCTGATAAATTATAGTTTCCATCAAAATATTCTTTACGTTCGTAATTGCCTAAAAAGTTTGATAGGGATAACCGGCCGGTTTTCAAAGTGTATTGATAATAACTTCGGGTGTGATCATCTTCTTTATACTTATAGCGACCACCAAATTTAATCAGCAACTTATTTTTCTCACTCAAATCAAAACTACGTTCAATATTGGCTGATGCCTGTCCATCTTTATCGTGTGCAATCTGATGGCGGTTGGTATAGTAATTTGTAGTATAGTTTGCTGCATTATCAGGATCTATGTTCCCAAAGTTGAATTGTGGCGCGCGAGGATTAGAAACATCCAGTGTTGCAGCTAAGCCTGTGTTAGTGAAATAACCATCAAAGTAGAGTGGTTGATCGTATAATCCGGTTGAATAGGTGAAATCTACATTTGCTTTCCAGTTATTGAACTCTGTTTTGTAGCCCAATGAAACGGTTGTCAGATCGCGATTGTAGTTTCTTGGTGTTCCACTAGAACCAATACTTACGCCGGATACGGTGTTAATATCTGCGTAGTTTCCAATGCTGTAACTTTTTGTTCCTCTGGTTTGAAGTTCATAAAACTTATTGAATGAACCTCTTAAATAAATCTGGCTTTTCTCTGTAGGGAAGAAATCAAGTTCGCCCTGCAAGCCTAAATTTTCGCGTCTCAAATCAGTTCCTTCCAGTTCCAGGTTAGAAAGCAATATCCTGTCTGTACCATTAACTTTATAAGTGCCATAGTCTTTTTGAACCCGGTCTTCGCCCCTGAAACTTTTGCTGTAGTTTACGCCGAACAAATAGGCCCATTTGTTCTGGCGTTTTCCATAAGTAACAGATCCATCAATATTTTGCTTACCAACTAAAAAGTTATGTCCGAATGAGCCTTTAAGCTGCAATTGCTGTTGCCCCGGTTTTGGCGTCTTAGAAATGATATTAACTGAGCCTGAGGTACCATCGGCATCCATATCCGGTGTTAGCGTTTTATTTACCTCAATGGCCTCTACAGTCGAAGATAAAATTCCGTTCAAATCAATTTCACGCGAACTGGTGGAGGTAGAAGGAAGTCTGTTCCCGTTTAAAGTTACCGATCCCATTGATTGGTCTAAACCTCTGATAATGATATTTCTTGGAAGTCCATAGCTGTAATCCATCGCAATACCGGGTACACGTTGCATGGCTTCGCCAACTGTAGCATCAGGGAAACGCTCAATCTGCTCTTCAGAAAGTACATATTTGATATTATCGGCGTTGCGCATGTTGCTTAATGCTACGGCCTCACCGCGTCTTATACCATTAACGGTAATGCCTTTCATGTCGTTATTTAAACCCGAAATCTTAAAATCGACATTGGTAATTTTGCCATCTTCGACATCAACCATGTACTCGCTTGTGTTGTAACCAATATAGTTTACTAGAAGTATTACTTTACCAACCGGAACATTTTCTATAATGAAATAGCCATTAACATCAGTAATGAATTTACGATTGGCTCCCTTTAAAATTATCGTTGCATAGGGAAGGGTTTTGTTGTTTTCCTTGTCTTTAACATAACCAATAATGGAGCCTGGTTTAGCTTGTTTAATAGATGCAGGTTTATTTTTGATGATAATCAATCCGCTTTCTTCGATCATCATCAATTGATTTTGTTGTAGAAGTGGTGTTAAAATCATCCTCGCTGTTTTAGCGAAATCGTTAACAGAAACTTTTTTGTTCGTATTTTCTAGGTTGGTGTAAACGAAACCAACTCCGGTTTTTTGTTCAATTTGTTTCAATACTTCTTTTAGCGGAACGTTTTTAAGGTTCAAACTAATTTTAGTGTCTAAGCCTGTTTGTCCGTTTGCAACTGTTGCATGCAAAAGGTTGATAAACAAGATAGAAGTAATGGCATAAATCAGGCTTATTCGCATAATTATTTTCATAAGGCGGTTAGCCCCATTAAAATTTTTCATAAATTTGGGTGTGTTTAAATGTTCGTATTTATTCATATTTCCAGATCAATCGAAAGTTCGCAGCTAACGATTAATCCTATTAAGGCCGTTTCCGGATTGGGATCGGCTTTTTAGTTTTCCTTACATGTGTTTCCTCCTTTTAGATAAATAGTTTGATCAATTTGGTTTATCTTAATGTTCATCACGGTTTGTATTGTTTTTAATATTGCAGGTAAATCTTTATGCTCAAATCTGGCAGTTAGTTTACACGATGTATGCGGATAAGCAGAGGTGTCAAATTTGATAGCAAACCTTCTTGATAAGGTAGCCAGAACTTCTTGAATTGGGGTTTGTTCAAAAATGAGCGAACCGTTTTTCCAGCTATCGGCCGGATTTATAATGATGCGTGCTTTCGAAAAAGTACTGGCAAGAGTATCAAAAGTTAAACTGTTGTTAGGCAATAAGAAAATGGGTTTAGCTTTATGCTCATTTGTTAAAACACCTACTTTACCCGATTTCACTGCAACCTGAATATGACCTTCATTCTTATAAGCCCTTACATTAAAGCTGGTACCATAAACTACCGTTTTTATTTTGCCACTCTCTACTACAAAAGGCCATTTATTGTGATGCCTGATATCAAAGAAAGCTTCACCAGAGAGTTGAACCAATCGGGTATCCGTTTTTGCAAAACCTTTTTGATAGCTGATGCTACTTCCGTAATTTAACATCACTGTTGAACTATCAGGTAGCGTTACCGATAACATTTTTCCGTAACCGGCAGTTTGGGTTGTCCATTCGGTTGGTGTGTTGGTGTTCTTGCTGTTTATGAAATTGATTCCAAAAACCAGTAATGCAGCTACACAGGCAGCCGCAATCCCATATCGCCAGTAAACATTTAATTTTGGACGTGTGTGGTTTAATTTCAAACCAGCTTTCAGATCAGGAATTTCAACTGTTTCTTCTGGTTTTAACTTTCCTGTAAGTTTCCAAAGCATTTCGCTCTGATGATATTTTTTTACATTTTCGGTATTTTCTGCAAGCCATAAGTCCAGTTCTTCTTTCGAAGACCTGGTTTCTGTACCGCTAAGCCGCTTAATAATATTGTTCCAAATTTCTTCTTTCATGTAGCTGTAGTCTTCAAGGTTAAAGACAGATCTGAAAGCAAAAAATACGGGCTGTTGAAGTTAAGCTTCTGTTAAGGATTGATTAAAGAAATGTTGGCAGTTTTCGTGAATAAACTTCATGCTTTTTGCAAGATGATCTTCTACCGTTCGGGGCGATATTTGAAGTAATTCTGCTATCTCGCTATAATTGAAGCCTTCAATCCGGTGCATGCGGAAAACGAGCTGCCTTTTTTCCGGAAGTCTTAATATTAATTTCTGCAGATAAATTAATTGATCTGATTCTTCCGCTATAAATTCATTTTGTTGAAATAAATCGGAAAGTATAGTGAGTTCATTTGTGTCAAAATAGCTTACCGCTTTTTTACTCAGACTCGTTAGATAATTTAGAGAGGCATTTTTAACAGACCTAAAAAGGTAAGCTTTAATGTTTTCGATTTCATTATCATTATTCCAGAGTTTCATGAATATATCATTCACTATACTGGATGAAATATCATCATCGTTTAAGAAATAATTAGCATAGTTTTTTAGTATAGATGCCCATCTTTTATAAAGCAATTCTACGTTGCTGTAGCCTTGCGCTAAAACTTTCTCCTGTTCAATTTTGGTAAACCTTTTCAACTGATGATAATCTGCCCAAAGTATGGAAGAAAATGTTAATGCCGTATTAATACAATGTTATGCTATTTAAAGGCTGAATGGATTTCATGACATAAAGCCCCGGTTCGAGAATGTTTAATAACTTAATATTGCCTTAATACAGCGCGCGGGTATAGGTTTTATTTTTGCCGTACAGAGATTCTCTTCGCAAGGCATGTTTAATAAAATAAATGATTTATCGGATGCATTACTATTGGAAAAGTATAAAAACGGAAGTTCTGCTGCCTTTGACATTCTTTTTAAAAGGTATTATTCAATGCTTTACCGCTACGCCTTAAAAAATATAAAGGATGCTTTTGTTGCCGAAGAACTGGTGATGGATGTAATGCTTGGCCTGTGGAAAAAGCAAGGTAATATTTTAATCGAAACGAATCTTAGCCCGTACCTTTACCGTGCTGTTAAAAATGCACTGTATAACCATTACAGAAAAAAAATACTGGTCACTGTTGAACTCGATGAGCAATTTGATGCTGAGATTGTAACCTCAAGGCCGGCAGATGATGCCTTGGTATATGCGCAGCTCGAAGAAATTTACCGCGAAAAACTGGCCGAATTAAGCCCTGCCCGCAGAAAGGTATTTCAGATGAGCCGCGAAGAAAATAAAACCTATGCCGAAATTGCCAGCGACATGAATCTTTCGGTAAATACAGTCGAGAATTATATGGTTGCGGCACTCAGCTTTTTCCGTAAGCAAATAAAAGAACATGCCGATTTTACCCTTATCCTGTTTTTAGCGCCATATATAGCCTTGTTTTTTCCTTCCTAAAGAAAAAAACTATTTTTTCTTTTTGATAGGTGGTGTCGTTAGAAAACGGTGTTATATCTATTGAAGAACACCATCAATGGATTATATAACAGAAAAAAAGAACCTCATCAGAAAGTACATCAATGGCGAATGTACGGCGGAAGAAACCGCTGAGATAAAATTGCTGCTATCAAGAGATGATCTTTCTATACTTTTTGATGAAGTGATGGATGAAATCGCTACACCAACTGTTGGTGTGCAACATGAACCCGATGTGGAACAGGCACTGGCAAAATTCCACAAAAAACAATCAGCCGGAAATACTGAAGATAGCGAGGTCAATATGGTAACCTTTCCATCAAAAAATATAAAACTTCGCAGGTATTTATCCTATGCAGCTGCGGTGTTACTTGTTATAGGTTCCGTTTCACTTTTGATACCAAGGTTAAAAAAGCCAAAGCAAAGTGCTGAGCTCGTGTACCAGCATTTCGAAAACCCGAACGGTAAACGTTCAAAGATTCTTTTGCCGGATAGCTCTGTCGTGTATCTGGGCTCAGGAAGTACACTTTCTTTTCCCTCAAAATTTGCAGCAAATGTGCGCGCCATCACTTTAAATGGTGAGGCCTTTTTTGAAGTTACCAAAAATCCGAAAAGGCCATTTATCATTCACACGGATAATGTAGTAACCAGGGTTTTGGGCACTTCTTTTAAAGTTGACGCCTTTTCAAACCAGCCGGTAAGTGTTCTGGTGAGTACAGGAAAGGTGAGGGTAGATCGCGAAGTAAACAAGATACTACAACCCATCGCGGTGCTATTGCCCGGGCAAAGTGTAGTGTGGAATGGAAAAACCGCACAAGCAGAGCTGGGTACTATACCTGTTAGCGATATTCTGGCCTGGAAAACCGGAAAACTGATTTTTAGAAAAACGAAACTGGCCGATATAGCAGCCATTTTACAAAGAACATACAATGTTGCTATCCAGATTAACAGTCCGGCAATTGCAGAAAGGCAGATCAGGGTGAATTTAACTACAGATATCCCGTTGAGCAAGCTGATCAGGATACTCAGCGTTGCAGGCAATTTTAACTATAAAATCAATCAAAATCATGTTAATATTTTTTAGGAGAGAAAGGATGGGGATGTAATAAACAGACTAAAAATAAAAACGTCCCCCTTTGAGGGAGGACGCGTAAATCATCAATGGACTGGCTGTTTTCGAAGACCCGTCAGCCCACGATAAAGTATTCATAATATCCGCCCTAAGGCGAAAAATCATAATGATCAAAAATATGCAAAAAGTATTACATCTGCATGTTTCTTTTCAATATGTAAGGCAATGCTGTAGTATTGTGTACCATGTTAAAAAGAGACTGAGGCAGGTGGCTGATAACAATCTGTGCGCAGATAAAATTTATTTCTTTATGAAATGCTCTTTTCTCGTGATCCTTGCAAATCTTACCGGCTTAGGGGTGCTCTTCGCCAGTAATGTATCGGGTCAGGATCTTAACCGGAAAATCAAACTTAAACTCCAGGCTGCTACCATAGAGAATAGTTTGGCTGTTGTAGAAAAGCAGAGCAATATCCAGATTAATGTGGCCATAAACCTGCTGGAAAAAGTAAGCAAAAAGGTAAACCTCAGTACCGAAAACATTACCGTTGCCGATGCGCTGAACAATATTTTGGCCAATACCAATCTTAAATATAGTGTGGTTGAAGGTTACGTAGTCATTACCCGTAAACCGGTGCCCATACTAATCACCGGAACAGTTTTCGATGAAAAGAATAAAGAAACACTGATTGGTGTAAGCATAAAGGTTAAGGGAAGTACAGCTGCAGCCTCAACCGATGTGGATGGGAAATTCCGCTTGACTGTACCGGAAGGGGGCGCTGTACTTGTGGTTTCATACATGGGGTATATTACCCGTGAGATTAGGGTAGATGCCAGTACAAAAGTACTCAATATTGCTTTAAAGGCCTCTTCAACTCAGTTAAATGAGGTCATGGTGCAAGCCCGGAGAAAAGGTAATACGGATGTTGCCGTATTGGATGAGCGTAAAAACTCAGCCATTGTGCAGGATGCCATTTCGGCGCAGTTAATTGAACGTACAGGCAGTATTACCACTACGCAGGCTTTACAACGTGTTTCGGGCGTAACCGTAACCGATGATAAATATGTGGCCATCCGCGGTTTGGGCGATAGGAGTGTGATCGGTCAGTTAAACGGGGTGCGTTTGGCTTCTTCTGATCCGGATAGAAGTACCATTCCTTTAGATTTGGTACCGGCATCATTGCTCGATAACATTACCATTTATAAAACCGTAACACCCGATAAACCTGCCGATGCCGCCGCAGGTATTGTAGAGTTGAAAACCAAATCAGTTCCCGAAAAGGAAACTTTCGAGATCATTGCCCAATCGGGTGTAAATTCAAATGTGGGCGTTGGTGGAGCTTACAATAGCTTTTGGAATAGCGATATGGGGGCTTTCGGAAATAAAATCAGTCAGAAAAATTTAAGTGAAGATTTTAAAAACCTTGCCAAGCAATATCCAAACGGACTGGGGGCTATTCAAAGTATGATTGCCAATAGCAATTATAGTCCAACTGCTTATCAGGAAGTAAATCGCATCAACAACATCAT is drawn from Pedobacter sp. HDW13 and contains these coding sequences:
- a CDS encoding TonB-dependent receptor, which codes for MKNFNGANRLMKIIMRISLIYAITSILFINLLHATVANGQTGLDTKISLNLKNVPLKEVLKQIEQKTGVGFVYTNLENTNKKVSVNDFAKTARMILTPLLQQNQLMMIEESGLIIIKNKPASIKQAKPGSIIGYVKDKENNKTLPYATIILKGANRKFITDVNGYFIIENVPVGKVILLVNYIGYNTSEYMVDVEDGKITNVDFKISGLNNDMKGITVNGIRRGEAVALSNMRNADNIKYVLSEEQIERFPDATVGEAMQRVPGIAMDYSYGLPRNIIIRGLDQSMGSVTLNGNRLPSTSTSSREIDLNGILSSTVEAIEVNKTLTPDMDADGTSGSVNIISKTPKPGQQQLQLKGSFGHNFLVGKQNIDGSVTYGKRQNKWAYLFGVNYSKSFRGEDRVQKDYGTYKVNGTDRILLSNLELEGTDLRRENLGLQGELDFFPTEKSQIYLRGSFNKFYELQTRGTKSYSIGNYADINTVSGVSIGSSGTPRNYNRDLTTVSLGYKTEFNNWKANVDFTYSTGLYDQPLYFDGYFTNTGLAATLDVSNPRAPQFNFGNIDPDNAANYTTNYYTNRHQIAHDKDGQASANIERSFDLSEKNKLLIKFGGRYKYKEDDHTRSYYQYTLKTGRLSLSNFLGNYERKEYFDGNYNLSGAISDGYLMEAYYQNNKSLFVDNTTYIRQNTDPDSYSGNESLTTAYGMGKLTLNKLDIITGLRYERTGFSYDGNIVNFDNTGNYVSTNKVNTKSAFEGFFPSLNLKYALNTRTNFRAAVTRSLSRPGYYGLVPWQEVEPRRKRMKIGNPYLDQATSTNVDLLFEHYLKSLGLISGGVFYKNIENYIYESIYTQVGGDFNGYQVTQTVNGANAHVYGYEIAWQQQLTFLPGFLNGFGIYGNFTQIQSKFRVPGLVSERTVRLPSMRPKVGNASLSYEKYGFSGRISLNFYDTFISELADVEANDLMEKGRIQLDFSASQKISKSFSIFMGISNINNAQIILDYGDGRPNDHKYYSSWANLGFKYTPFH
- the fbp gene encoding class 1 fructose-bisphosphatase; amino-acid sequence: MVCGVKTLGQFIIEKQADFPYAKGELSRLLRDIGIAAKIVNREINKAGLVDILGDMGTTNIQGEEQKKLDVYADEQFIAALTSGGECCIVATEEEDEIIHIDSPVSQNAKYIVCIDPLDGSSNTDVNVAVGTIFSIYRRKSVEGRASLADVLQKGTEQVAAGYVIYGSSTMLVYTTGKGVNGFTLDPSIGEFCLSHPQMKIPETGYMYSVNEGNYVHFPDGVKKYIKYCQVEDEATKRPYTSRYIGSMVGDIHRNLIKGGIYIYPTTARSPKGKLRLLYECNPMAFIIEQAGGKASTGFDRILDIQPTELHQRVPVFIGSKNMVDKAEEMMFLYTAKSISLETKVENTLQDLGVVGGID
- a CDS encoding metallophosphoesterase, which codes for MKKIGLISDTHGFLDDAVFRHFESVDEIWHAGDFGPDVAAPLAAFKPLRGVFGNIDDATIRNEFPEKNRFSCERVDVWMTHIGGYPGRYSSLVKTEIYTNPPKLFITGHSHILKVMFDEKLKCLHINPGAAGKHGWHKVRTLIRFCITDENIHTLEVIELSGR
- the rnhA gene encoding ribonuclease HI, with the protein product MIEIYTDGAASGNPGPGGWGTILRAGQHYKELSGGFRMTTNNRMELLAVIKGLEALKSLNQQITVFSDSKYVVDAVEKKWVFGWVTKNFKDKKNKDLWIRFLELYKLHKVKFVWIKGHNDHPENERCDRLAVFASQDKQNLAIDTVFEVERAKGS
- a CDS encoding metallophosphoesterase family protein; this encodes MNKIILKISLVALFCIGYKSSSAQPFQPTSIPDRIILTWSADPATTQSVTWRTDSTVNQAYGQVLVESSSPKLEKPESSEFTATTSVLKGKEYASAHYHSITFTGLQPDKVYTYRVGDGKNWSEWFQFKTAPAQDKPFSFIYLGDAQNDIRSKWSRVIRRAFATHGDASFIVHAGDLINRSNNDNEWGEWHFGGGFINGMIPSIPSSGNHEYFRDEEKTLTLDPHWRAQYTLPENGPDGLKESVYYVDYANVRIISLNSQMIVLDSNSLKIQAKWLEDVLKNNPKKWTMITYHHPIYSTAKGRDNKEFRAAFKPLFDKYHVDLLMQGHDHTYSRGQNLPTGTSGKVGGPMYVVSVAGPKMYKIDVEPKWMDVFAEDTQLFQIISVNGDELNYTAYKASGEVFDSFKLVKKLKNKAAVFTDTRAKNSLKKTK